A DNA window from Arachis duranensis cultivar V14167 chromosome 3, aradu.V14167.gnm2.J7QH, whole genome shotgun sequence contains the following coding sequences:
- the LOC127745472 gene encoding uncharacterized protein LOC127745472 — protein sequence MWKKAEDSGWGKEERDVAKRKKADGKGIEEKTEVHRLTKKTEEMPERLKLIFHHGGKFETYPGENFIYTSDLYDEWVGVDENYLDVFAVTCYYRELGYDKAEACWFLDPKDGLDFGLRRLQVDQDVVSIIEHCHENNNVIHIYFEHGPSILYIIDVMELSDEDHAIGQKVGMEGMEEDRVEEDGLYKPHMPLDSVDSSSDNNDDVGPASDRRKRKTGSDNDKGKKKVINDEDTFCPPSMDASDYEKEVDDDEKEENLQYFEDEVDPAVNPIFNDAAKFGHVRLELGMEFTTRDAFKKGVRNYTLQEGRGVRYKKNDTTRCRVIKTFNNDHTCERTFKNRCTTRSWVMYLIRRALGDSRKIVRGDEATEYAKLRDYADELLRSNPGSTIKLGVSLMPNGEGVFERFYVCLNGCKKGFVSGCRPLIGLDGAFLKTYYGGWLLCTMGQDANNHVYPIAWAIIHVENKDNWKWFLELLHEDIRDQTEHGWCLISDMQKILIPALREVMPSAHHRFCAWHLWQNFQKQ from the exons ATGTGGAAGAAGGCAGAGGATAGTGGGTGGGGGAAGGAGGAGAGGGACGTCGCGAAGAGGAAGAAGGCAGACGGAAAAGGGATAGAAGAAAAGACGGAGGTTCATCGTTTGACGAAGAAGACAGAGGAG ATGCCTGAACGAttgaaacttatttttcacCATGGTGGAAAGTTTGAGACATATCCTGGTGAAAATTTTATCTACACATCTGACTTGTATGATGAATGGGTTGGAGTCGATGAAAACTATCTTGACGTGTTTGCAGTAACATGTTATTATAGAGAATTGGGGTATGATAAGGCTGAAGCATGTTGGTTTTTGGACCCTAAAGATGGGTTGGATTTCGGTCTTAGGAGATTGCAAGTGGACCAGGACGTTGTTAGTATAATCGAGCACTGCCATGAGAATAACAACGTCATCCACATCTATTTTGAGCATGGACCTTCGATTCTTTATATAATTGATGTAATGGAGTTGTCTGATGAGGATCATGCTATAGGCCAGAAGGTTGGAATGGAAGGCATGGAAGAAGATAGAGTAGAAG AGGACGGTTTATACAAGCCACACATGCCACTTGACTCTGTGGACTCAAGCAGTGACAACAATGATGATGTTGGTCCTGCCAGCGataggagaaaaaggaagacTGGCAGTGACAATGATAAAGGCAAGAAGAAGGTTATTAATGATGAAGATACTTTTTGTCCCCCTTCAATGGATGCATCTGATTATGAGAAAGAGgtagatgatgatgagaaagaagaaaacttGCAAT ACTTTGAGGATGAAGTAGACCCAGCTGTGAATCCCATCTTCAATGATGCTGCCAAGTTTGGACATGTGAGGTTAGAGCTAGGTATGGAGTTTACCACTAGGGATGCTTTTAAGAAAGGGGTTAGAAATTATACATTACAAGAGGGTAGGGGTGTTAGGTACAAGAAAAATGATACTACTAGATGTAGGGTG ATTAAGACCTTTAATAATGATCATACATGTGAGAGAACTTTCAAGAATAGATGTACAACTAGGTCTTGGGTGATGTACTTGATAAGAAG AGCTTTGGGTGATTCAAGGAAAATAGTGAGGGGTGATGAAGCTACAGAATATGCTAAACTCAGAGATTATGCAGATGAGCTATTGAGATCTAATCCGGGTTCAACTATCAAGTTAGGTGTTAGTCTGATGCCTAACGGAGAAGGTGTATTTGAAAGGTTTTATGTCTGTTTGAATGGATGCAAGAAAGGTTTTGTGAGTGGCTGTAGACCCTTGATAGGACTTGATGGGGCTTTTTTGAAGACCTATTATGGAGGTTGGCTGCTGTGCACCATGGGTCAGGACGCGAATAATCATGTGTACCCAATTGCATGGGCAATTATTCATGTTGAGAACAAAGACAACTGGAAGTGGTTCTTGGAGCTCTTGCATGAAGACATTAGAGATCAGACAGAGCATGGTTGGTGCCTCATCTCTGACATGCAGAAG ATTTTAATCCCAGCATTACGTGAGGTTATGCCAAGTGCGCATCACCGCTTCTGTGCATGGCACCTTTGGCAAAACTTTCAGAAACAATAG